Sequence from the Maribellus comscasis genome:
GTTAGGCAAAATAGAAAATGAGCAATCCGAATTAAAAAATACAATAAAATGAAAACCAAATTAACTTTCTTCTTATTATTCATTTGCTTTCTTGCAAATGGACAAAGCCCCCAAGTACAGGAGCTGGGAAAACTTTACATGTCTGGAAAATATGACCAAACAATTGAAAAGGCAAATAAATATTTAAACAGTGACCCTGAGAATCTGGATTATAAAGTGATTTTAGGGAGAGCATTGACAGATAAAGGTAATTACAAAGAAGCAATATCCCACCTTCAGTATGCTATTGACAGAGATAACTCATGGAGAAAGGCTTGGGGACTTGGATATTTAGGTACATGCTATTATATGCTTTCAGACTTTGACAAGTCGGAGTCTGCTTTAAAGTCTTGTATTAATTTAAATGCTACAAAAAATGCTACAAGATATTCTGCCAGAAGACTTGGGATTTTTGGTTATGACAGTTTTTACAAAGACTGGACTGTTAAAGAATCGAAGCATATTCGATTTCATTTTCAAAACATGAGTGACCAAAAAATCAAATTATATATAGAATCAAGAGAAAAAGCCTTTGTTGAGATTAATAAATTCTTTGAAAGTTCTGTGCCTAGAAAAATTGACTTTTTTGTATGGAACTCAAGAGATGATGCTAAAAGAATAGTTCATGCAAATTTGGGGTTTGCTGAACCTGCATATTGTATTGTACATTCTCATTTCCAACAAACCAAAGGACACGAACTTACACATGTTATTTCAAATTATTCAAATCAAATTACTCAAAAAACTGGATTAATAAATGAGGGTACATCGGTGTGTTTTGACCTTGCGAATAGGAATGATGAAAAACTCGTTTTCGACTGGATTAAAGAAAATAATCAAAAGATAGATATAAAGGATATTTGGGCAAACTGGAGAAAATATCCTCACGAATTAACATATCCACTTTCAGGGCTGTTTGTAAATGAATTGATAAGCGAATTTGGTAAAGAAAAATTCCTAGCCTTTTTTTCTAATCAGACCTATGAAAATGCAAAAACTGTATTTGGAAATGAATTGGATATTTTGATAGAAAAATTTGAAAATAAATATAGCGGATAAAAACTAACTTGCCTAACAAATTGTATATGACAGGCGGGTTACTTAGCGGTCTGAAAAGTCAGACCTCGTGCCCGCTTTCCTGCGGGTCTGACAGGATTTCTTCCAGAAATCCCGCCCGACCAAATACAAGTGAGCGTAAGCTTTTATAGAAACTTTGAAATACTTATGAAGCTCAGAATAAAATCAACAAAAACAACAGTTTTAGTACTTGGACTTTACCAGGTATTTGGAGCTATCTTGGGCTTTTATCTTATCGCCTGGCTTCTTCTTCGCACTGATGAAATTAATGGTGTGATGCTTTTATTTTACTTTATGGCAGTTGGGTTATACTGTTTATCATTAAAAGCAGGAAGTTTACTTATTAGAAAAGAATGCAAAAGAGGATTGATATATTCAATCGTTAATCAAACATTTCAAATTATTTCTTTTGCATTGGGTGGCTATGCATACAATTATTTTTCAGGAGGTAAGCTTGCTTTTGGATTTAGTCTTACTGATGGTTTTGAAATGAAACTTGACTTCGCGATAACGTCAAAATTTAGAGGCGGTTTTTTTTTGAATAATGGCCTGCCGGAAAAGAGAAGCGGAAGCCAAAAGGATAAAAACTATCAAATTGTTCAAACGCAACATTCACCTTTGCCCCGGTTGAATTCTCACGAT
This genomic interval carries:
- a CDS encoding tetratricopeptide repeat protein, which encodes MKTKLTFFLLFICFLANGQSPQVQELGKLYMSGKYDQTIEKANKYLNSDPENLDYKVILGRALTDKGNYKEAISHLQYAIDRDNSWRKAWGLGYLGTCYYMLSDFDKSESALKSCINLNATKNATRYSARRLGIFGYDSFYKDWTVKESKHIRFHFQNMSDQKIKLYIESREKAFVEINKFFESSVPRKIDFFVWNSRDDAKRIVHANLGFAEPAYCIVHSHFQQTKGHELTHVISNYSNQITQKTGLINEGTSVCFDLANRNDEKLVFDWIKENNQKIDIKDIWANWRKYPHELTYPLSGLFVNELISEFGKEKFLAFFSNQTYENAKTVFGNELDILIEKFENKYSG